A single genomic interval of Carassius auratus strain Wakin chromosome 30, ASM336829v1, whole genome shotgun sequence harbors:
- the LOC113049089 gene encoding 3-hydroxy-3-methylglutaryl-coenzyme A reductase-like: MLTRLFRIHGLFVASHPWEVIVATVTLTICMMSMNMFTGNNQICGWNFDCPKLEEQILSSDIIILTITRCIAIVYIYFQFQNLRQLGSKYILGIAGLFTIFSSFVFSTVVIHFLDKELTGLNEALPFFLLLIDLSKACALAKFALSSNSQDEVRENIAKGMAVLGPTFTLDALVECLVIGVGTMSGVRQLEIMCCFGCMSVLANYFVFMTFFPACVSLVLEVSRESREGRPIWQLSHFARVLEEEEDNKPNPVTQRVKMIMSLGLVMVHAHSRWIADPTSSSGTLDLPQVGVSLNDNMPKRIEPDMPLWHFYLSRMISMDIEQVITLGLALFLAVKYIFFEQVEMESTLSLKVPTPSSMLAQKWSPDQCCRKEVPVSSKPEKTPTPPPVVTKEERDLVIRPLPAPKEPEHKHTFVLGEDEAQEIVDASETAISVPAEPRPVEDCLSILKNPDMGARYLSDEEVIVLVNSKHIPAYKLEAMMESPERGVMIRRKMLSPKFPEPKALTCLPYKDYDYSKVMGTCCENVIGYMPVPVGVAGPLLLDGKQFQVPMATTEGCLVASTNRGCRAIALAGGASSRVLADGMTRGPVVRLPSACQAAEVKAWLESDEGFKSIKQAFDQTSRFARLEKLLIGLASRNLYIRFQSRTGDAMGMNMISKGTEQALARLKEEFPELQILAVSGNYCTDKKPAAINWIEGRGKSVVCETTIPAKVVREILKTSTEALVDVNISKNLIGSAMAGSIGGYNAHAANIVAAIYIACGQDPAQTVGSSNCITIMEASGPTREDLYISCTMPSIELGTVGGGTNLPPQQACLQMLGVLGASQECPGENARQLARVVCATVLAGELSLMSALTAGHLVKSHMTHNRSKVNLQEAPGTCTKQAS; this comes from the exons ATGCTGACGAGACTTTTCCGAATCCACGGCCTGTTTGTGGCCTCCCATCCTTGGGAAGTCATTGTGGCTACTGTGACTCTCACCATCTGCATGATGTCCATGAATATGTTCACTGGAAATAACCAGATCTGTGGATGGAACTTTGATTGCCCCAAATTGGAGGAG CAAATCTTAAGCAGCGATATCATTATCCTGACTATCACAAGATGCATAGCAATCGTCTATATTTACTTTCAATTCCAAAATCTTCGACAGTTAGGATCCAAATACATATTGG GCATTGCAggacttttcacaatattctccAGTTTTGTGTTTAGCACAGTCGTGATTCACTTCCTGGACAAGGAGCTCACAGGCCTCAA TGAGGCCTTGCCATTCTTTCTGCTGTTGATTGATCTCTCCAAAGCATGTGCTCTGGCTAAGTTTGCTTTGAGTTCAAACTCACAG GACGAGGTGAGGGAGAATATTGCCAAAGGAATGGCTGTTTTAGGACCCACTTTTACTCTGGATGCCCTTGTGGAGTGCCTGGTGATTGGTGTGGGGACAATGTCAG GTGTGCGACAGCTTGAGATCATGTGCTGCTTTGGTTGCATGTCTGTCCTGGCGAACTACTTTGTGTTCATGACCTTCTTCCCGGCCTGTGTCTCTCTTGTGCTGGAG GTGTCTAGAGAGAGCAGGGAGGGACGACCCATCTGGCAGCTGAGTCACTTTGCTAGAGTtctggaggaggaagaggacaaCAAGCCTAACCCTGTCACACAAAGAGTCAAAATGATCATG TCTCTCGGCCTGGTCATGGTTCATGCTCATAGCCGGTGGATTGCAGATCCCACGTCAAGTAGTGGAACTCTTGATCTTCCTCAAGTTGGAGTGAGCCTGAATGACAATATGCCCAAGAGAATTGAGCCAGACATGCCCCTTTGGCACTTTTACCTGTCCAG GATGATCAGCATGGATATTGAGCAGGTGATCACACTGGGTCTTGCTCTGTTCCTGGCTGTGAAGTACATTTTCTTCGAGCAGGTGGAGATGGAGTCTACCCTTTCCCTGAAAGTCCCCACTCCAAGCTCCATGCTCGCTCAGAAATGGTCTCCTGATCAGTGCTGTAGGAAAGAGGTTCCCGTTTCCAGCAAGCCTGAGAAAACCCCAACTCCCCCTCCAGTGGTTACCAAAGAGGAAAGAG ATTTAGTGATTCGGCCCCTGCCTGCCCCAAAAGAGCCCGAGCATAAACATACTTTTGTTTTGGGAGAGGATGAAGCTCAGGAGATTGTTGATGCGTCGGAGACTGCGATCAGTGTACCTGCTGAACCCAGACCTGTGGAAGACTGTCTGTCCATTCTGAAAAACCCCGAT ATGGGCGCTCGCTACCTCAGCGATGAAGAGGTGATCGTGTTGGTGAACTCAAAGCACATCCCAGCTTACAAATTGGAAGCCATGATGGAAAGCCCTGAGAGAGGGGTGATGATCCGTAGGAAAATGCTCAGCCCCAAATTCCCAGAGCCCAAAGCTCTCACCTGCCTGCCTTATAAAGACTACGACTACTCTAAG GTGATGGGAACATGTTGTGAGAACGTCATCGGCTACATGCCAGTTCCTGTGGGGGTTGCTGGTCCTCTGTTATTGGATGGAAAGCAGTTTCAGGTCCCCATGGCAACAACTGAGGGCTGCCTGGTTGCCAGCACAAATAGAGGCTGCAGAGCTATTGCA TTGGCAGGTGGTGCCAGTAGTCGTGTTCTTGCAGATGGTATGACCAGAGGGCCGGTGGTGCGCCTGCCTTCTGCCTGTCAGGCGGCTGAAGTCAAGGCCTGGCTGGAAAGTGATGAGGGCTTTAAGAGCATCAAGCAGGCCTTTGACCAGACCAGCAG gTTCGCACGATTGGAGAAGCTTCTGATCGGCCTGGCGAGTCGCAATCTATACATCCGATTCCAGTCCAGAACTGGAGATGCAATGGGGATGAACATGATCTCAAAA GGCACAGAACAGGCTCTTGCAAGGCTGAAGGAGGAATTTCCAGAGCTTCAAATTTTGGCTGTTAGTGGAAACTACTGCACTGACAAAAAACCTGCCGCCATCAACTGGATTGAAGGCAGGGGCAAATCAGTGGTGTGTGAGACCACCATCCCAGCCAAAGTTGTCAGAGAG aTTTTAAAGACGTCGACCGAGGCTCTGGTAGATGTCAACATCAGCAAGAACTTGATTGGATCTGCTATGGCTGGAAGCATCGGAGGTTATAACGCTCATGCTGCCAACATCGTAGCCGCTATCTATATTGCATGTGGACAG GACCCAGCGCAGACAGTGGGCAGCTCTAATTGTATCACTATCATGGAAGCGTCAGGCCCCACCAGAGAGGATCTTTATATCAGCTGTACTATGCCCTCCATTGAGCTGGGCACTGTGGGCGGAGGCACGAACCTCCCCCCCCAGCAGGCTTGTTTACAG ATGTTAGGTGTGCTGGGTGCCAGTCAGGAGTGCCCGGGTGAAAATGCCCGACAGCTTGCCAGGGTGGTGTGTGCTACTGTGCTTGCAGGAGAGCTGTCACTCATGTCTGCACTCACTGCTGGACACCTGGTCAAAAGTCACATGACTCACAACAG ATCAAAAGTGAATTTGCAAGAAGCTCCAGGAACATGTACGAAGCAGGCATCTTAA
- the LOC113050012 gene encoding uncharacterized protein LOC113050012, producing the protein MELQQHFSVSVNDNEEIEGNAEKGNMQKNCDAGTEDIYQSLQLSPTAHCGTITSTTLLSENYERKCVFLLFAVNILISAIILVIVGLNYSHNRETQPIKGQKEMWLLRDDVFYLFWSDQIDCCAAERFCSKRNASLAVLTEHNKVWLMSRTNGKQFLVSRASSDGSGDTASLSVENENCECGIITEDVDIDHGEGFVCERSVNPGQKLYRLQHLLKL; encoded by the exons ATGGAGCTGCAGCAGCATTTTTCTGTCTCCGTCAATGATAATGAAGAAATTGAAGGAAATGCAGAGAAGGGGAATATGCAGAAAAATTGTGATGCTGGAACAGAAGATATTTATCAAAGTCTTCAGCTTTCACCTACTGCACACTGTGGAACTATAACCAGTACAACACTGCTCTCAG AAAACTATGAAagaaagtgtgtgtttttactgTTTGCTGTGAACATTCTTATCTCAGCCATCATCCTTGTCATTGTGGGTCTAAATT ACTCTCACAACAGAGAAACACAACCAATAAAAGGACAAAAAG AAATGTGGCTTCTCCGTGACgatgtgttttatttgttctgGAGTGACCAAATTGATTGCTGCGCTGCTGAGCGCTTCTGCTCTAAGAGAAACGCCAGTCTGGCTGTTTTAACTGAGCATAACAAG GTCTGGTTGATGTCTAGGACCAATGGAAAGCAATTTTTGGTCTCAAGAGCCTCATCAGATGGATCTGGAGACACTGCTTCTCTCTCAGTG gaaaatgaaaattgtgagTGTGGCATCATAACCGAAGATGTTGACATAGACCATGGAGAAGGATTTGTGTGTGAAAGGAGTGTGAATCCCGGTCAGAAATTGTACAGACTTCAACATCTTTTGAAGCTGTAA